The genomic window CCGCATCAGGCCCCGAGTAGCCACCGACGACACGTTGACGATGGCGCCGCCGCGCTGCTCCACCATGCCGGGCAGCACGGCCCGGCAACACCACAGGGTGGGGAACAGGGAGCGCTGAATTTCCTTCTGAATCTGCTCCGGGGTGTAGTGCTCGTAGGGCTGGGCCCAGATGGTGCCACCTACGTTGTTCACCAGAATATCGATGCGGCCAAAGCGCGCCCGGGCCTGAGCCATCAGGGTTTCCGCCCCTTCCCAGGTTTCCAGGTCTGCCTGCACCGCCAGGGCCTGGGTGCCTCGCTGCTGCAGCTCGGCCGCCAGCTCGTGCACATAATCCGCCAGATCCGCCAGCACCAGGCGAGCGCCTTCCGCCGCCGCCCGCTCGGCCACCCGCCGGCCAATGCCCTGGGCGGCGCCGGTGATCACCATCACCTTGTCGGTAAAGCGGGCACTCATGCGACCTGCTCCCCAACCCCGGTCACGCTGGGGCTGAACTTCTCGTAATGGAATGAATGCGGTTCAATGCCCTGGTCGCGGAAGTAACCCAGCACCGCATCCACCATGGGCGGCGGGCCGCACAGATACACGTCCACTTCGCCGTGGCCGATGGGGGCATCTTCCATGTGGTTGGTGACATAGCCCTTGTGCGGGTGCGCGCTGTCGGGATTGGCCACCACCGTTTTAAAGGTGAAGTTGTCGATGTCGGCGGCAAACTGCTGCAAGGCCTCGACCCCGACCAGATCATCGTCGTTGGTCACGCCGTAAAGCAGGTGCACCGGCTGATCGCAGCCCTTTACGCGAAGCTCTTCCAGCATGGCCAGGAAGGGGGCCAGGCCGGTGCCACCGGCCAGCATCAGTACCGGCAGGGCCAGCGGGCGCAGATAGAACACGCCCAGGGGGCCGTTCAGGCTGAGGCGGTCGCCGGTCTTGGCCTGACCCACCAGCCAGGAGCTCATCAGGCCGCCCGGTACGTTGCGGATCAAAAAGCTCAGCTCCCGGCTGCCCGGCAGTGAGCTGAAGGAGTAGGCGCGTACTTCCTCGGTGCCCGGTACGCCGATGTTGACGTACTGGCCGGGCAGAAAGGCGATGTCCTGATCTGCGGTC from Oceanimonas doudoroffii includes these protein-coding regions:
- the benD gene encoding benzoate diol dehydrogenase BenD; the encoded protein is MSARFTDKVMVITGAAQGIGRRVAERAAAEGARLVLADLADYVHELAAELQQRGTQALAVQADLETWEGAETLMAQARARFGRIDILVNNVGGTIWAQPYEHYTPEQIQKEIQRSLFPTLWCCRAVLPGMVEQRGGAIVNVSSVATRGLMRVPYGAAKGGVNAMTANLAFEYAEYGIRVNATAPGGTEAPPRLTPRNSEAQGEREQQWYQTLVDQTRNTSLMHRYGTLDEQAAAILFLASDDASYITGTVLPVAGGDLG
- the benC gene encoding benzoate 1,2-dioxygenase electron transfer component BenC, whose protein sequence is MSYNIALNFEDGVTRFITCNDGETVLDAAYRNQINLPMDCSDGVCGTCKGSCHQGDFELGDEYIDEALTDEEVADGKILTCQMIPVSDCVVEIPAASTLCKTGTAEIGGTLAEVNLISPTAIELKVTADQDIAFLPGQYVNIGVPGTEEVRAYSFSSLPGSRELSFLIRNVPGGLMSSWLVGQAKTGDRLSLNGPLGVFYLRPLALPVLMLAGGTGLAPFLAMLEELRVKGCDQPVHLLYGVTNDDDLVGVEALQQFAADIDNFTFKTVVANPDSAHPHKGYVTNHMEDAPIGHGEVDVYLCGPPPMVDAVLGYFRDQGIEPHSFHYEKFSPSVTGVGEQVA